The nucleotide window GGCGCCCCGCAGCGTCCGTACGGCGTTGAGCGTCGTGACCACCGGCAGGTGCATCCCGGTCGCATCGGCCAACGAGGTGATCATCCCGCTGGAGTCGACGAGCGCCTCGTGGTGTACGGCCATGACGGACCCGGAGGCCCCGAGCGACACCACGGCGTCACCGAGCCCTATGCCCAGCCCGAAGGCCGCGGCCATGGTCTCGCCGGTGCCGGCGGAGATGAGGAGCCCCTCCGGCGTCGTACCGGCGGCGTCCGAGGGCCCGAGCACCTCGGGCAGCATCACCTGGTGGCCGAGCGCCAGCTCGACGAGATCGGTCCGGTACTGGCCGGTCGCCGCGTTCCAGTACCCGGTCCCCGAGGCGCCCCCTCGGTCGGTGGTCCTCCTGACCGGCCGCCCGAGCAACTGCCACACCAGCCAGTCGTGGGCCTGGAGCAGCACGGCCGTACGCATCGCGGCATCCGGTTCGGTACGGCTCATCCAGCGCAGCTTGGTCACGGGCTGCGCGGCCCCCGGGACGCACCCGACGGCCTCCGCCCACGCCCCGCGCCCCCCGAGCGCGTCGACGAGATCGGCGGCCGCGACCTGCGACCGCCTGTCGCCGCCGACCATCGCCGGACGCACGGTGTTGCCCTGCGCGTCCAGCGCGATCAGCCCGTTCTGCTGCGAGGACACCCCGATCGCCTGCACACCTTCGAGCAGCCCGCCGCCGGCCGCCTCCCCCAGGGACAGCAGCCATGCCTGCGGATCGACGTCCGACGGACGCCCCCCGCCGTCGGCCGACTCCAACGGGTGCGGGGCATACCCCTGCCTGAGCACGGCCCCTGTGTCCGAGTCACAGACGACAATGCGCGTAAAATCGGGCGAACTATCCAGCCCGGCGACTATCCCCATGCCATAAATTCTGCCGCACGGGAAGGGGTGGGGCGTGCCGGGCGCCGGGGTTCGGGCCCGCAGGGGGCGCGAGGCCCTGGCGTATGCGGCTCCGCCGCGTTCCTCGGCGCCCTCGGCGGAGCGTCTACGTGTTGCTGGTCCCCCAGTCGTCCCCGACGGAGCCGTTGCGCTCCCGGAGCGACCGGACACGCCCGGCGACCGAGTCGGGCACCCGGTCCCCGACCTTCTCGCTGACCAGGTGGTACGCCTTGCCCACGAAGACGCGGCCCTGCTGGGCCGCCGACTCCGCGGTGTTGCGTACGGCCGGGTTCTGGGCGACGTGCTGTGCGGATTTCTTCAACTGCTCGTAGCGTTCGCGCCCCGCGCGTGTGCCCAGCACGTATCCCAGGGCCAGTCCGACGACGAACGTGAGCCGATAGCGCATGGCGGCCACCCTTCCTTGCGTCTGCTTCTGCGTCTGCGTCGCCCCGGCGTGGGACGCGGGGCGCGGGGAGTATCGATTGGCGGAGCACCCCCCAGCTTGCGCTAATGTATGTG belongs to Streptomyces graminofaciens and includes:
- a CDS encoding FGGY family carbohydrate kinase — translated: MGIVAGLDSSPDFTRIVVCDSDTGAVLRQGYAPHPLESADGGGRPSDVDPQAWLLSLGEAAGGGLLEGVQAIGVSSQQNGLIALDAQGNTVRPAMVGGDRRSQVAAADLVDALGGRGAWAEAVGCVPGAAQPVTKLRWMSRTEPDAAMRTAVLLQAHDWLVWQLLGRPVRRTTDRGGASGTGYWNAATGQYRTDLVELALGHQVMLPEVLGPSDAAGTTPEGLLISAGTGETMAAAFGLGIGLGDAVVSLGASGSVMAVHHEALVDSSGMITSLADATGMHLPVVTTLNAVRTLRGATEMLGVPDLEGLSDLAMKSTPGSHGLVLLPYLEGERTPNLPHTAGTLAGLRRESMRPEHFARAAFEGMLCGLADALDVLRGRGVDVRRIFLLGAVAELPAVQAAAPALFGVPVVVPQPADYAAVGAARQAAWALGVSQGTLDPRMPPVWPGAAAQLLDPGDELAVGQAVRQQYVSVREQTHPGAFRA
- a CDS encoding YtxH domain-containing protein, which encodes MRYRLTFVVGLALGYVLGTRAGRERYEQLKKSAQHVAQNPAVRNTAESAAQQGRVFVGKAYHLVSEKVGDRVPDSVAGRVRSLRERNGSVGDDWGTSNT